The Streptomyces rimosus genomic interval ACCCGGGTGCACGACGCCTGGCGGCTGCACCACGGCCTGGTGACCCGCTCGTTGGCCCGCGCGTACTACCAGGGCTGGGACATGCACCCGGCCCACCTGCCCACCCGCTACGCCGCCGTCTACGCCTTCTACCGCGGGGGCCTGGAGCAGGCCGCCGCCCGGCTCACCGCGTACGTCTCCAAGGCCGGCGGCGACGTGCTGGACGAGCCCGCCACCGCCAAGGCGCTCAGCGGCTACCTGCTGCGCGGCCTGGACTGCGGCGCGGTGGACCCGGGCGAGGTCGCCCGCCTGACCGGGTTCACCCGCGCCGACCTGGACGCCCTCGCGGGCCGCCCCGCGCCGGCCGCCTGACGCCCCGTCACCAGCGGCGTACGAACACGTCGTACGCCGCGTTGGTGTCCCCGGGCACCAGATCGGCCGCCTCCGAACTGAACGCCACCGCCCGGCCCCCGCCGTCCACCGCCCCGCTGTCCGCCCGGTCACCCGGGCCCACGTCCCGGCGCTGTCCGCTCCGCGCGTGCACGAGGACCAGCCGGCCGCCCTCCGCGACCAGCACCCACCGGCCGTCCCCGCTGACCGCCTTCGCCACCGCGCCGTCGCCCGCCACCCGCCAGGTCCGCCCGGCGCGCAGATCGCGGACGTAGGCGTGCGAGCCGGGCGCGGTGCCGCCGGGCACGACGTTGGTGGCGGTGGACGTGTAGGCCGCGTACCGGCCGTCGGCGCTGAGCTGCGCGAGCCGCGCCGGGCCGTCGGCCGGGGAGCCGTCGTGCGTGATGTCCGCCTGCTCGACCTCGCCGGTGTCCCGGTCGCGCACGAACACATCGCCCGTGTCCGGGTCGCTGCCGCCGCGCCGGTGGATGCCGTACGCCGCCACCCGGCCGTCCCGGGAGAGCGAGCCACCGGCCGCGAACGGATGGCCCGAAGGCCCGGCGGGGGTGAGGAGTTCGTCGGCGCCGCTGTCCAGGTCGCGGACGTACAGCAGGACGGGGGCGTTGCCGTGCCGGTTGGTGATCGTGTACGCGAGGTGCCGCCCGTCGGCGCTGAGCCCGGCGACGTCGCTGATCTCGCTGCCGATCGGCGGGTCCTTCGGACGCACCGGCTCCGTCGTGCCGGTGCGGCGGTCGTGGACGTACGGGAGCGGATAGCGCGTCCCCGTGGAGAACGCGACGTAGCGGCCGTCCGCGCTGATCGCCAGGGGCCCGCCGCCGTAGCCCTGCGGCTTCGGCACTTGCGCGAGCTGCCCGGTGACGGTGTCCTTGACCAGCAGCGCGGGAAAGTAGCCGGCGCCCAGGTTCGGTGCGGCCGACCAGAAGACGACGTAGCGCCCGTCGGCGCTGACGGCGGCGGGCCCCGACGCCCCGTCGGCCTGTGCGCCGTCGGAGGCCGTGCTGACCCGCTGGACCGCGGACGCGGGTCGGGCCGTCGTGGGCCCGGCGGCCCGCGCCTGGCCCGGGGCGCACAGCCCCGCCACGACAGCGCCCACCGCACCGGCTCCGGCGAGCGCACGTACCGACCGCGACATGCCCCACCCCATGCCCGCCCCCAAAAAGAAAAAGCAAGGAGTCCCCACTCCTTGCCACTCTCAATGTATAGCGCACAGGGGGGCTTGCGGCAAGGCCCCGGTCGTGCCGCACAATCGCTCGCCGAGGCCAGGACCTGCGGTAACGGGAGACACGCGCAGCACGCGCCGCGGCGCGTGCGTACGCGCGGCAGGACTCCGCAGGGCGGCCCAGGATCGGAGCTGACACCATGCATTCCCTGACCACCAGCGTGTTCGACCTTCCCGACCGCCTGTCCGCCAAGGCCGACCCGAAGCTGACGGCGGCCGACGAACGGCACTTCGCGGCCATCGCGGAGAGCCTGGACCGGACCATCACCGAACTGTCCGACCGCCTCGACGCCGAACTCAAGGCACCCGGCGGCACCGGCCGGCAGGCGATGGACCGGGACGCCGAGGTCCACCGGCTGACCGGACGGCTGCGCGCCCTGCGCCGCTTCGGCCTCGACCTGTGCCTCGGCCACATGGCCGGCGCGGACGGCGCCGAGCCCGTGTACGTCGGACGGCTCGGCCTCACCGACAGCACGGGCCGCCGGCTGCTGGTCGACTGGCGGTCCCCCGCCGCCGAGCCGTTCTTCGGCGCCACCCACGCCGACCCGATGGGGCTGGCGAGCCGCCGCCGGTACCGCTGGACCGACGGCCGGATCACCGACTACTGGGACGAGGTCTTCACCGCCGAGGGCCTGGAAGGACACGCCGCGCTCGACGACCACTCCGCCTTCGTCGCCAGCCTGGGCGGCAACCGTTCGGCACGGATGCGGGACGTGCTCGGCACCATCCAGGCCGACCAGGACGCCATCATCCGGGCGGGCTCCCGCGGTGCCCTCGTGGTCGACGGCGGCCCCGGTACGGGCAAGACCGTCGTCGCCCTCCACCGCTCCGCCTACCTCCTCTACTCCGACCCGCGCCTCGGCCACCGCCGCGGCGGCGTGCTGTTCGTCGGCCCGCACCGGCCCTATCTGTCCTACGTGGACGACGTCCTGCCGAGTCTCGGCGAGGAAGGCGTGCAGACCTGCGTCGTGCGGGACCTCGTCGCCGAGGGGGCCGAGGCGGCGGACGAGAGCGACCCGGAGGTGGCCCGCCTGAAGGCGTCCGCCGGCATGGTGAAGGCCATCGAGAAGGCCGTCGGCATCTACGAGGAGCCGCCCACCAGGGGGATGACGGTCTCGACCGACTGGGGCGACGTCCGGCTGACCGCCGATGACTGGGCCGAGGCGTTCGAGGCACCGGACCAGGGCACTCCGCACAACGAGGCGCGCGAGCAGATCTGGGAGGAGCTCGTCGCGATCCTGCTGGACAAGCTCGACGGCGACGTCCCGGGCCACGCCTTCGAGCGGTCGCTGCGGTACGACGAGGAACTGGTCACCACCCTGCACCGCGCCTGGCCGCTGCTCGAAGCCACCGACCTGGTCTCGGACCTGTGGACGGTCCCCGCCTATCTGCGGCTGTGCGCCCCCTGGCTCAGCACCGACGAGGTGCGCAGGCTCCAGCGCAAGGACGCGCCCCAGGCGTGGACGGTGTCCGACCTGCCGCTCCTGGACGCGGCACGGCAGCGCCTCGGCGACCCGGAGGCGGCCCGCACCAAGCGCCGACACGCGGCCATGCTCGCCGCCCAGCGTGAGCGCATGACGCAGGTGGTCGACAACCTGATAGACGCCGCGGCCGCCTCCGGTGCCGACCTCGACGAGGGCGAGGGCCTGGTGACGATGCTGCGCGGCCAGGACGCCCAGGTCAGCCTGGTGGACGAGGCCGAACTGACCGTCGCGGAACCGGACCTGCTGGCCGGCCCGTTCGCGCACATCGTGGTGGACGAGGCGCAGGAACTGACCGACGCGGAATGGCAGATGCTGCTGTCGCGCTGCCCGTCCCGCAGCTTCACCATCGTCGGCGACCGCGCCCAGGCCCGGCACGGCTTCACCGAGTCGTGGCGGGAGCGGCTCGAACGGATCGGCCTGGACCGGATCGAGGTGGCCTCCCTGAACATCAACTACCGCACGCCGGAAGAGGTCATGGCGGCGGCCGAGCCGGTCATCCGGGCCGCGCTCCCGGACGCCAACGTGCCGACCTCCATCCGCCGCGGCGGCATCCCCGTCACCCACGGCCCGGTG includes:
- a CDS encoding TolB family protein; the encoded protein is MSRSVRALAGAGAVGAVVAGLCAPGQARAAGPTTARPASAVQRVSTASDGAQADGASGPAAVSADGRYVVFWSAAPNLGAGYFPALLVKDTVTGQLAQVPKPQGYGGGPLAISADGRYVAFSTGTRYPLPYVHDRRTGTTEPVRPKDPPIGSEISDVAGLSADGRHLAYTITNRHGNAPVLLYVRDLDSGADELLTPAGPSGHPFAAGGSLSRDGRVAAYGIHRRGGSDPDTGDVFVRDRDTGEVEQADITHDGSPADGPARLAQLSADGRYAAYTSTATNVVPGGTAPGSHAYVRDLRAGRTWRVAGDGAVAKAVSGDGRWVLVAEGGRLVLVHARSGQRRDVGPGDRADSGAVDGGGRAVAFSSEAADLVPGDTNAAYDVFVRRW
- the helR gene encoding RNA polymerase recycling motor ATPase HelR, whose protein sequence is MHSLTTSVFDLPDRLSAKADPKLTAADERHFAAIAESLDRTITELSDRLDAELKAPGGTGRQAMDRDAEVHRLTGRLRALRRFGLDLCLGHMAGADGAEPVYVGRLGLTDSTGRRLLVDWRSPAAEPFFGATHADPMGLASRRRYRWTDGRITDYWDEVFTAEGLEGHAALDDHSAFVASLGGNRSARMRDVLGTIQADQDAIIRAGSRGALVVDGGPGTGKTVVALHRSAYLLYSDPRLGHRRGGVLFVGPHRPYLSYVDDVLPSLGEEGVQTCVVRDLVAEGAEAADESDPEVARLKASAGMVKAIEKAVGIYEEPPTRGMTVSTDWGDVRLTADDWAEAFEAPDQGTPHNEAREQIWEELVAILLDKLDGDVPGHAFERSLRYDEELVTTLHRAWPLLEATDLVSDLWTVPAYLRLCAPWLSTDEVRRLQRKDAPQAWTVSDLPLLDAARQRLGDPEAARTKRRHAAMLAAQRERMTQVVDNLIDAAAASGADLDEGEGLVTMLRGQDAQVSLVDEAELTVAEPDLLAGPFAHIVVDEAQELTDAEWQMLLSRCPSRSFTIVGDRAQARHGFTESWRERLERIGLDRIEVASLNINYRTPEEVMAAAEPVIRAALPDANVPTSIRRGGIPVTHGPVADRDKVLADWLAAHDDGIACVIGDPTFRATPRVRSLSPELAKGLEFDLVVLVDPDDFGDGVQGAVDRYVAMSRATQQLVILTSA